Proteins from a single region of Juglans microcarpa x Juglans regia isolate MS1-56 chromosome 5S, Jm3101_v1.0, whole genome shotgun sequence:
- the LOC121266721 gene encoding pentatricopeptide repeat-containing protein At4g21065 has protein sequence MHSRHAALVRLHSIEPTLPQNPCNNFSKPIPTCPENPVPHLLKKCINLLQLCATSIFKLKQIHAFSIRHGVPLSNPDMGKHLIFTIVSLSSPISYAQHIFSKLQGPNIFTRNTMIKGYAESANPRPAVELYYQMHMSSIEPDTHTYPFLLKAVAKLTAVREGEKIHSIAIKNGFESLVFVQNSLVHMYAACGHAECAHRMFELTPEKDLVAWNSVINGYALNGMPNEALTLFREMGLEGVQPDGFTMVSLLSACAELGALALGRRAHVYMFKVGLSANLHANNSLLDLYAKCGSIRDAQKIFDEMKERNVVSWTSLIVGLAVNGFGKEALDLFKDLEREGFVPTAVTFVGVLYACSHCGMVDEGFNYFERMKKEYGLVPRIEHYGCMVDLLGRPGKVKEAYEYIQNMPLQPNAVIWRTLLGACTIHGHLALGEVARAQLLELEPGHSGDYVLLSNLYAAERHWSDVQKLRRTMLTEGVRKTPGYSLVELGNKVYEFTMGDRSKPQSEDIYAMLAEITKLLKLEGYVPHTANVLADIEEEEKENALSYHSEKIAIAFILINTAPGTPIRVVKNLRACADCHLAIKLISKVFKREIVVRDRSRFHHFRNGSCSCQDYW, from the coding sequence ATGCACTCAAGGCATGCTGCATTGGTCCGCTTGCATTCGATAGAACCAACCTTACCTCAAAACCCATGCAACAACTTCTCAAAGCCGATACCAACTTGCCCAGAAAATCCTGTGCCACACCTTCTCAAGAAATGCATTAATCTCTTGCAGTTATGTGCCACCTCCATATTCAAACTCAAGCAAATCCATGCCTTCTCGATCAGACATGGCGTCCCACTATCCAACCCAGACATGGGCAAGCACCTCATATTCACCATTGTCTCCCTCTCATCTCCCATATCTTATGCCCAGCATATATTCTCGAAACTCCAGGGTCCCAACATTTTCACACGGAATACCATGATTAAAGGCTATGCTGAGAGTGCAAACCCAAGGCCAGCGGTTGAACTGTACTATCAAATGCATATGTCCTCCATAGAACCTGACACACACACATACCCTTTTCTTCTGAAGGCTGTAGCTAAGTTGACTGCTGTTAGAGAGGGAGAAAAGATACATTCCATTGCTATAAAAAATGGGTTTGAGTCGTTGGTTTTTGTTCAGAACTCATTGGTTCATATGTACGCTGCTTGTGGGCAtgccgagtgtgcacacaggatgTTTGAGTTAACGCCTGAAAAAGATCTTGTGGCTTGGAATTCTGTCATTAATGGGTATGCTCTTAATGGGATGCCCAATGAGGCTCTGACCCTTTTCAGGGAAATGGGTTTGGAGGGCGTTCAGCCAGATGGATTCACTATGGTAAGTTTATTGTCTGCTTGTGCTGAGCTTGGAGCTTTGGCATTGGGGAGGAGGGCCCACGTGTATATGTTTAAAGTTGGTTTGAGTGCCAACTTGCATGCTAATAATTCCCTCTTGGACCTCTATGCAAAGTGTGGGAGTATTAGAgatgcacaaaaaatatttgatgagaTGAAGGAAAGGAATGTGGTTTCTTGGACTTCTTTGATAGTTGGGTTGGCTGTTAATGGGTTTGGTAAGGAAGCACTTGATCTTTTCAAGGATTTGGAAAGAGAGGGGTTTGTGCCAACTGCAGTAACTTTTGTTGGGGTCCTTTATGCTTGTAGTCATTGTGGAATGGTGGATGaggggtttaattattttgagaGGATGAAAAAGGAATATGGCCTCGTGCCTAGGATAGAACACTACGGCTGCATGGTTGATTTGTTGGGTAGGCCAGGCAAGGTGAAAGAAGCATATGAATATATTCAAAACATGCCATTGCAGCCCAATGCCGTTATCTGGAGGACCTTGTTGGGAGCATGCACGATTCATGGACATTTGGCTCTTGGGGAGGTTGCAAGAGCCCAGCTCCTAGAATTAGAGCCTGGGCATAGTGGGGATTATGTACTCCTCTCAAATCTTTATGCAGCAGAGCGTCATTGGTCAGATGTGCAAAAGTTGAGGAGGACAATGCTTACAGAAGGGGTGAGGAAAACTCCTGGATATAGCCTTGTTGAGTTAGGAAATAAGGTTTATGAATTTACGATGGGTGATAGATCTAAACCTCAAAGTGAGGATATATACGCAATGCTAGCTGAGATCACAAAGTTGTTGAAATTGGAAGGTTATGTGCCTCACACAGCAAATGTGCTTGCAGACATAGAGgaggaggaaaaggaaaatgctttgtCGTATCATAGTGAGAAAATTGCAATAGCTTTTATACTCATCAATACAGCACCGGGGACCCCAATTAGAGTCGTAAAGAATTTGAGAGCTTGTGCAGATTGTCATTTGGCTATCAAACTCATATCCAAGGTTTTCAAGCGAGAGATTGTTGTGAGGGACCGTAGTCGGTTTCACCATTTCAGAAACGGTTCTTGTTCTTGTCAGGATTATTGGTAA
- the LOC121267073 gene encoding putative F-box/LRR-repeat protein 23 — MDSPPPAPPPPPPPHHRPTEQYRNWLDLPREVTESILKRLNVIEILTSAQKVCLLWRNICKGPSMWRTLNMAYVQKNSWDMPYDLENMCRHAVDLSCGQLVEIKVGSFCTDNLLKYITESSSELKYLGLSRCYEISGEGFREAAANIPLLEELELSYCSWTQNLKEAIGGSCPHLKSLKLRSEVYWGDPFKGCDLSAVAIAENMPGLVRLHLVGNKLTNDGLQAILDGCPHLQSLELWRCRYVSLEGDFGRKCSERIKNLRFHYFNDQEFEKILEASGYYDYDDNDYENFGLEYIDD; from the exons ATGGACTCTCCTCCTCCAgcgccacctccacctccacctcctcatCATCGACCCACGGAGCAGTACAGGAATTGGCTGGATCTGCCTCGGGAAGTGACGGAGTCTATCCTCAAGAGGCTTAACGTCATCGAAATCCTGACCAGTGCGCAAAAGGTGTGCTTGCTCTGGCGTAACATCTGCAAGGGCCCCTCCATGTGGCGCACCCTCAACATGGCCTACGTCCAGAAGAACTCATGGGACATGCCCTACGACCTCGAGAATATGTGTCGCCACGCTGTCGATCTCAGTTGTGGCCAGTTGGTGGAGATCAAAGTCGGCAGCTTTTGCACCGACAATCTCCTTAAGTACATCACTGAGAG TTCAAGTGAGCTCAAATATCTTGGACTTTCAAGGTGCTATGAAATTTCAGGGGAGGGATTCAGAGAGGCAGCTGCAAATATTCCATTATTGGAGGAGCTTGAACTTTCATACTGTTCATGGacacaaaatttaaaagaagCTATTGGCGGCAGTTGTCCCCATTTGAAATCACTCAAATTGAGAAGTGAGGTTTATTGGGGAGATCCTTTCAAGGGGTGTGATCTTTCGGCGGTTGCTATTGCAGAGAACATGCCCGGATTAGTCAGGCTCCACCTTGTTGGGAATAAGCTGACTAATGATGGTTTGCAGGCCATACTTGATGGTTGTCCTCACCTTCAGTCACTGGAACTTTGGCGTTGTCGTTATGTCTCTCTGGAAGgggattttggaagaaaatgttCTGAACGGATAAAAAACTTGCGGTTTCACTATTTCAATGAccaagaatttgagaaaatactgGAAGCTAGTGGATATTATGATTACGATGACAACGACTACGAAAATTTTGGGCTTGAATATATAGATGATTGA